The Pempheris klunzingeri isolate RE-2024b chromosome 1, fPemKlu1.hap1, whole genome shotgun sequence genome includes a region encoding these proteins:
- the kctd12.2 gene encoding potassium channel tetramerisation domain containing 12.2 — MAQIDSQTFPDIVELNVGGQVYVTRLETLTAAPNSLLWAKFSQGSPGELPKDGKGRFFFDRDGFLFRYILDYLRDSELFLPEFFKERRRLQREADFFQLPELSRRLAAASKDSSYAEDSGGDPEEAELPSPVTSSSDRTLRSPGADAGFITIGYRGSYTIGRDIQADAKFRRVARITVCSKISLAKEVFGETLNESRDPDRPPDRYTARYYLKYNFLEQAFDRLADAGFHMVACNSTGTCSYASNDPGEDKLWTSYTEYVFCR; from the coding sequence ATGGCTCAAATCGACAGCCAAACTTTCCCTGACATAGTGGAGCTGAACGTGGGCGGACAGGTGTACGTGACCCGGCTTGAAACTCTCACGGCGGCGCCCAACTCCCTCCTGTGGGCCAAGTTCAGCCAGGGCTCCCCGGGAGAGCTGCCAAAAGACGGCAAGGGCCGCTTCTTCTTCGACCGGGACGGCTTTCTGTTCCGCTACATTTTGGACTACCTGCGGGACTCGGAGCTTTTCCTGCCGGAGTTCTtcaaggagaggaggaggctgcagagagaggcGGACTTCTTCCAGCTGCCGGAGCTGTCGAGGCGCCTCGCCGCGGCCAGCAAGGACAGCTCGTACGCGGAGGACAGCGGCGGCGACCCGGAGGAGGCTGAGCTGCCCAGCCCGGTCACCTCCTCCTCGGACCGGACGCTGCGCTCTCCGGGGGCCGACGCCGGCTTCATCACCATCGGGTACAGGGGCAGCTACACCATCGGGAGAGACATCCAGGCGGACGCTAAATTCCGCAGGGTTGCCAGAATAACCGTCTGCAGCAAAATCTCTCTGGCTAAAGAGGTCTTTGGGGAAACCCTGAATGAGAGCCGAGACCCGGACCGCCCTCCGGACAGGTACACCGCCCGGTACTACCTCAAGTATAACTTTCTGGAGCAGGCGTTTGACCGGCTGGCCGATGCTGGCTTCCACATGGTGGCCTGCAACTCCACCGGGACCTGCTCGTACGCCAGTAACGACCCGGGGGAAGACAAACTGTGGACCAGTTACACCGAGTATGTTTTCTGCCGATGA
- the LOC139203179 gene encoding high-affinity choline transporter 1-like, translating into MTIHVEGLVAIAVFYLLILFVGIWAAWKNKHSGEAEGTDRSETIMVGGRDIGLFVGGFTMTATWVGGGYINGTAEYVYLPDHGLAWAQAPFGYALSLVVGGLFFAKPMRSRGYVTMLDPFQQLYGKRMGGLLFIPALMGEIFWSAAILSALGATLSVIVDINIKMSVVISALIAIFYTLVGGLYSVAYTDVVQLFCIFIGLWISVPFALTNSAVSDITVTAVKHVYQSPWRGSIQKSETWVWIDNFCLLMLGGIPWQVYFQRVLSASSATYAQVLSFLAAFGCLVMAVPSVLIGAIGASTDWNQTSYGSIPPKDKEQADMILPIVLQHLCPPFVSFFGLGAVSAAVMSSADSSILSASSMFARNIYQLAFRQSASDREIVWVMRITIFVFGGLATLMALVTGTVYGLWYLSSDLVYVIIFPQLLSVLFVKGTNTYGSVAAYLFGMVLRIGGGEPYLQLPPFIYYPGWTTEQRMNHMTGEMEEVIIQKFPFKTISMLASFLGNVAISYLAKYLFESGKISHKYDFLDAVVSMHSGEIMDKTTLVTRGNNIGLSEMAPVKPRLSVTLAAAFTRRDTLPTETVEEEEEESSPDSCHHDEE; encoded by the exons ATGACCATCCATGTGGAGGGACTTGTGGCTATCGCGGTCTTCTACCTGCTGATCCTGTTCGTGGGCATCTGGGCGGCATGGAAGAACAAACACTCCGGGGAGGCGGAGGGCACCGACCGCAGCGAAACCATCATGGTCGGAGGGAGAGACATTGGATTATTTGTCGGTGGATTCACCATGACAG CGACCTGGGTTGGAGGAGGGTACATCAATGGCACAGCTGAGTATGTGTATCTACCAGATCATGGCTTGGCCTGGGCACAGGCTCCCTTTGGATACGCCCTCAGTCTTGTTGTAG GTGGTCTTTTTTTCGCTAAACCCATGCGTTCACGGGGTTACGTCACCATGTTGGACCCGTTCCAGCAGCTGTATGGGAAACGCATGGGTGGCCTCCTCTTCATACCTGCACTCATGGGTGAGATCTTCTGGTCCGCCGCCATCTTATCCGCCCTCG GTGCTACCCTGAGCGTCATCGTGGACATCAACATCAAGATGTCAGTCGTAATCTCAGCGCTCATTGCGATCTTCTACACCTTGGTTGGAGGACTGTATTCGGTGGCCTACACCGACGTTGTGCAGCTCTTCTGTATCTTTATTGGCCTG TGGATCAGTGTCCCCTTTGCTTTGACCAACTCTGCGGTGTCGGACATTACCGTTACCGCAGTGAAGCACGTGTACCAGTCGCCCTGGAGAGGCAGCATCCAAAAGAGCGAGACCTGGGTCTGGATCGACAACTTCTGCCTCCTG ATGCTCGGAGGAATACCTTGGCAGGTGTATTTCCAGAGAGTCCTGTCTGCATCCTCGGCCACCTACGCCCAGGTCCTCTCCTTCCTGGCTGCTTTCGGGTGCCTTGTCATGGCCGTGCCCTCTGTTCTCATCGGGGCCATCGGGGCCTCCACAG ACTGGAACCAGACAAGTTATGGCTCCATTCCTCCTAAAGACAAGGAACAAGCGGACATGATTCTACCCATCGTGCTGCAACACCTTTGCCCGCCATTCGTCTCTTTTTTCGGCCTGGGCGCGGTGTCGGCAGCTGTCATGTCATCTGCAGACTCCTCCATCCTGTCGGCAAGCTCCATGTTTGCGAGGAACATCTACCAGCTCGCCTTCAGACAGTCG gCGTCTGACCGTGAGATCGTGTGGGTGATGCGCATCACTATCTTTGTATTCGGAGGCCTTGCCACCTTGATGGCGCTGGTAACCGGGACAGTTTACGGCCTGTGGTACCTGAGCTCAGACCTGGTTTACGTCATCATCTTCCCCCAGCTGCTCAGTGTGCTCTTTGTCAAAGGCACCAACACGTATGGCTCGGTGGCCGCCTACCTGTTCGGCATGGTGCTGCGTATAGGTGGAGGTGAACCCTACCTGCAGCTGCCTCCTTTCATTTATTACCCTGGCTGGACCACTGAGCAGCGGATGAACCACATGACCGGAGAAATGGAGGAAGTCATCATCCAGAAGTTCCCCTTCAAGACTATCTCAATGCTGGCCTCCTTTCTGGGTAACGTTGCCATCTCCTACCTGGCGAAATACTTGTTTGAGAGTGGCAAGATTTCACACAAATACGACTTTCTCGACGCCGTGGTGTCCATGCACAGTGGGGAGATTATGGATAAGACGACGCTCGTAACCCGCGGCAACAACATCGGGCTGTCGGAGATGGCGCCCGTCAAACCGCGGCTGAGCGTGACCTTGGCGGCCGCCTTCACGCGCCGCGACACCCTGCCGACGGAaacggtggaggaggaggaggaggagtccaGCCCTGATTCCTGTCACCATGATGAAGAATGA